CCTTATCCGGCGGTCAGATTCAGCGCGTATTATTAGCCAGAGCGCTTTATCGTCGGCCGTCGCTGCTTATTCTTGATGAGGCATCCAGTCATCTTGATGTCGACCGCGAACGCTGTATCAATGAGGCGATAAAAAATATGCCGGTAACCCGCATTATCATCGCCCATCGGCCTGAAACCATCTGTAGCGCCGACAGGATTATTTTGTTAAACCAGGGAAGCGTAACGGAAATCGATAAAGGTCGCTATATGCTTTCTCATAATAAAGAAAACTAATTAACAGGTATTTAAGTGTGCTTTTAAATATCTCCTCTCTATAAGAACGGCTTTAGTAAATTTAAAAAAATCTACTGAGCAAAAGGAAATAATAGAGTCTTTACTATTGTTGTCGCTCTGGTCTGTAAATAGCATATGAACGTCAGGATACCTGACCGAAACTGTGGTAATCAATTAATTAACTCATTTTAAAGAGGATATTTATATGCGCAATTTAACGTTGAATGAAATAAGTCAGGTTTCAGGCGGCGAATTTTTCGAAACCATAGGCGCTATGGCAATTGGCTGCATTGCCGGCACTGCTTCTGGCATATTAAAAGCCGCTACGGTAGGCGGTAAGAGTGGAGGGGTTCTGGGCGCTGGCATTATCGGTAGTCTTGGCGGCGTAGTGGTTGGCGGCGTTACCGGCAGTATTGTGGGGACCATGTATGGCATGGTAAACAGCTGGGAGAAAACATTCGAATGGTTCAATAAAACTATTGAGCAATGGTTTGATATAATTTTGCCGCTGCCGAGATAAGCGACATTCCCACGCCTGTTTAAACTATTCAGTAAGATAAGTAGCGGATGCGTTATTTATCCTTTTTACTGGAGCGTGTTATCTATTTCACAGGAAAAAGAGTTAGTGATTTAAAATTTAGTGTGGGGTCGCCTGTTTTTAATTAAGATTATCATCGATGCGGCAACAGAATATCTTCAATGCGTCGGTTAACCGGCCAATATGGCCTCCTGCGGCGAAGATGTGAATGTTTATGATTAACTCATTAAATGAAAATTGCTGGAGCTTTCTTTTTTCTGGCGTTAATACATGACGCCAGAAAGTTGAAAATGTCATTTAACCGCAACATCTTTTTTATGCAAAATAAATGGAGATTACAATGCAAAAAAAATTATTAGGAACAGCGATGGCGCTAACAGTGACTGTTATGGCATTTCCGGCCAGCGCGGCAGATGGGACCATTACTATCAATGGCAAACTGACACAGCAGACCTGTACGGTAAAAGTTAATAACGGCGCCGCAGATGCCGTGATTACCCTGCCTTCCTTGTCTACCTCTGCGCTGGATACCGCAGGCAAGCTGGCGGGCAGAACCGCCTTCACCTTGAACCTGACGGACTGTACGCCCACTACCGGTAGCGTACGCGCCTATTTTGAGCATGGCCCAACGGTTGATGCGGCTACCGGCCGCCTGACTAACATGGTTAGCAACGGTGCGAAGCAGGTACAGGTTCAACTGAGAGACGACAGAGAAACTGATGTGTATGTCGGTAACACCATTCAGCGTGATAGCCCAGCTACGGCGTTGTCGTCCAGCGGCTCAGCCGAGCTGATTTACAGCGCGTACTATTATGCGACAGGCAAGGCAACCGCTGGTGAGTTGGCGACATCAGTGACCTATTCTATTGATTATCAATAATCCGCGTCCTGTTATTTGATAAAAATGCAGGAGTTATGCTCTTGCATTTATTCATTTTTATTCGTTAACTTCAGGGGCTGCTTCAGGGATGAATATAAAATTTTCTTCACTGCTCTTTTCCGCTTTATTGTTAACCGCAATGTCTGCTTCGGCCGGCATTGTCATCAACAGTACGCGCGTTATTTATCCTGAAGAAAAAAACGAGGTTACCGTACGTCTGGAAAGTCAAAACGATTATTCCTCTCTGATTCAGTCATGGATTGATAGCGGTAATAAATCTCAGGAAATTAAAAATATTAACGTTCCCTTTGTTCTGCTTCCTCCCATTACGCGCATTGAACCGCATCAGGGACAAACCTTGCGCATTAGCTATCTGGAGGAAGGATTTAATTTACCCGCAGACAGGGAGTCTGTCTTCTGGCTAAACGTGTTAGATATTCCGCCTAAGGCGTCAGGCAAGGGCGAGAATCTATTGCAAATGGCGATACGTACCCGGATTAAGCTTTTTTTCAGGCCAAAAGCGCTGCAGGATGCTTCACCGGCAGAGGCTGCGGAAAAAATCATCTGGCGTTTAGTAAAAGATAATAAAAAAACCGTTCTTGAAGCAGATAATCGTTCCCCTTTTCATATTTCTATCACATCAGTAGAAGCGAAGTCGGCGAGCGGAACGTTGAATGCGCCAGGGGAAATGATCGCCCCTTTTTCAAAAGCCGTTTACGCTTTTCCGGGAAATAAATTTACCCTGAGTAAATTCAAATATATTTATATCAACGATTATGGCGCCAGCGTTCCAATAGAAAGAGAGATTTAATCACATTAAATAACCCACCTCATGAAGGGCACCTTTATGTCATCTTTCTTCTCCTTTCACGATTCTCTTTATCCTGCAAGAAAAGAGGCGCTGCCGTGGCGAATTTGCGCCATTGTTTTCTGTATGTCGCATAGCGTAGCGGCTACTGACGTGACGTTTGATCCCATATTTATTGACCAGACAGCAGGTGACCGCATTGATATTACCCGTTTTAACGGCAAGTTTAAAATCCCGCCAGGCCTGTATGTTAGCGATATTTATTTAAATGACCAGCTGCTGGGGCGAGAAAATGTCATTGTGCGGGCAGATAAAGAGGAATCTGTTATCTGTTTTAATCAGGCGCTGATTAAACTGACCGGTTTTCGTATCAGCCTGCTTTCACCCACGCAGCAAGATGCCCTGCGTCAGGAGAACAGCTGCACTGCTCTGGAATCGCTGCAACCCTCCTCCCAGGCGCGCATGGTATTGGGTGATATGCGGCTTAACCTACAGATACCGCAGGCGTGGCTTAACCGAGCCGCGCGCGGTTATGTTGACCCGGAGCTATGGGAAGAAGGCAGCAACGCGCTGTATGCCAGTTACGATAACAGCTACTTTAAACAGGAATCGGGTAAGTTTGATACAGAATCTTTTTATAGCAAGCTGGGCGGCAGCATTAACTTTCATGGCTGGATGTTTCGTCATGCCGGGGCATGGCGATGGAACAAAGATAACGGCAACCACTATGCGGTATTAAGCAATAATCTGCAGCGGGATATTACGCCACTACGCGCCAGGCTACTGATCGGCGATGCAAACAGCTCGGGGACGATGTTTAACGCTTTTATGTTCCGGGGCATAAGGCTTGCGACGGCTGAACAGATGTTGCCTGATTCTCAACGCGGCTATGCCCCCGTCGTGCGCGGCATTGCCCAGACAAATGCGCGTGTACAGATCCGACAAAATAACGCCCTGATTTATGAAACCACGGTTCCGCCGGGCGAATTTGCCATCAATGATATCTATCCCTCCGGTTATGGCGGCGATCTGCGCGTAACGGTAACCGAATCTGATGGACGGGAAACAGCATTTATTGTGCCTTACGCCTCGGTGTCAGAAATGATCCGCCCCGGCAGCTATCGCTACAGCTTGTTGATGGGGACATTGCGCAATCAAAACGTCAGCTATACGCCAAAGGTATTTCAGGCAACCGTTCAGTACGGCATCAATAACTGGCTGACTGGCTATAGCGGCCTGCTGGGCACCGGTGATTATCTTGCCGGCCTAATCGGCGGCGCCATCGGCACATCGATAGGCGCTTTTGCTTTGGATACCACCGGCGCCCGTTTTGATGACGGCATTAGTGCACAGAGCGGCATCAGCATTCGGGGCAGCTACAGCAAATTCATTTCGGCCACCAACAGTACGATATCCGTTGCCGCCTACCGTTTCTCTTCCTCAGGCTATCTGGATTTGGCCAACGCCACGCAGTTAGTGGATTTGCATCAGAAAAAAAATCAGCGGCCGGGAACATCGCTAAACCGTCCGCATAATCGCTTATCCCTTACCTTAAACCAGCAGTTAGGCGAGAGCGGCGGCAACATTTATACCAGCGGTTATATCGAAAATTATTGGGGTCGGCAGGGCAGTGATGTGCAATATCAGCTGGGCTATAACAACCGTTTTCAGCGGGTCAATTATGGTGTAAGCATCAACCGCGCCAAAACAGCTAACTACAGCGAAACGCAGTATCTTTTCTCTTTTTCTCTGCCGCTGGGCCGGGGATCCTCTACGCCGTATGTGAACAGCTATACCACGCGCAGTGATGATGGCATTTCAACCCAGCTGGCCTTAAGCGGGGTGCTGGGTGAAAAAAATCAGTTCGATTACAACGCGGGCGTGGCGCGTGAAAATAATGGCGACAGCTCAGGAAATGTGTCGGGTTCTTATCGTTTCAACAATACGCAACTGAAAGCCAGCTACGCACAAGGTAAAAACTACCGTTCTTATACCGCCGGAATGAATGGCAGCCTGGTTGTGCTGCCGGATGCGCTGGTCGCCAGTCCCTATTCCGGCGATACACAGGCTGTGGTTCAGGCTAAAGGCGCAGCGGGCGCGACAATTGAAGGCTACCCGGGTGTGGTCTTCAACGAGGCTGGTTACGCGCTGGTGCCTTATCTCACGCCTTATCGCATCAATAAAATCGCGATTAACCCCAGCGGGATGGCGCTGGATGTTGAGCTGGAATCTACCGTTAAACAGGTGGTGCCGCGTGCCGGTGCGA
This Mixta hanseatica DNA region includes the following protein-coding sequences:
- a CDS encoding fimbrial protein, encoding MQKKLLGTAMALTVTVMAFPASAADGTITINGKLTQQTCTVKVNNGAADAVITLPSLSTSALDTAGKLAGRTAFTLNLTDCTPTTGSVRAYFEHGPTVDAATGRLTNMVSNGAKQVQVQLRDDRETDVYVGNTIQRDSPATALSSSGSAELIYSAYYYATGKATAGELATSVTYSIDYQ
- a CDS encoding fimbrial biogenesis chaperone, whose amino-acid sequence is MNIKFSSLLFSALLLTAMSASAGIVINSTRVIYPEEKNEVTVRLESQNDYSSLIQSWIDSGNKSQEIKNINVPFVLLPPITRIEPHQGQTLRISYLEEGFNLPADRESVFWLNVLDIPPKASGKGENLLQMAIRTRIKLFFRPKALQDASPAEAAEKIIWRLVKDNKKTVLEADNRSPFHISITSVEAKSASGTLNAPGEMIAPFSKAVYAFPGNKFTLSKFKYIYINDYGASVPIEREI
- a CDS encoding fimbria/pilus outer membrane usher protein; its protein translation is MSSFFSFHDSLYPARKEALPWRICAIVFCMSHSVAATDVTFDPIFIDQTAGDRIDITRFNGKFKIPPGLYVSDIYLNDQLLGRENVIVRADKEESVICFNQALIKLTGFRISLLSPTQQDALRQENSCTALESLQPSSQARMVLGDMRLNLQIPQAWLNRAARGYVDPELWEEGSNALYASYDNSYFKQESGKFDTESFYSKLGGSINFHGWMFRHAGAWRWNKDNGNHYAVLSNNLQRDITPLRARLLIGDANSSGTMFNAFMFRGIRLATAEQMLPDSQRGYAPVVRGIAQTNARVQIRQNNALIYETTVPPGEFAINDIYPSGYGGDLRVTVTESDGRETAFIVPYASVSEMIRPGSYRYSLLMGTLRNQNVSYTPKVFQATVQYGINNWLTGYSGLLGTGDYLAGLIGGAIGTSIGAFALDTTGARFDDGISAQSGISIRGSYSKFISATNSTISVAAYRFSSSGYLDLANATQLVDLHQKKNQRPGTSLNRPHNRLSLTLNQQLGESGGNIYTSGYIENYWGRQGSDVQYQLGYNNRFQRVNYGVSINRAKTANYSETQYLFSFSLPLGRGSSTPYVNSYTTRSDDGISTQLALSGVLGEKNQFDYNAGVARENNGDSSGNVSGSYRFNNTQLKASYAQGKNYRSYTAGMNGSLVVLPDALVASPYSGDTQAVVQAKGAAGATIEGYPGVVFNEAGYALVPYLTPYRINKIAINPSGMALDVELESTVKQVVPRAGAIVKVNYPTKQGNAVLIHAQLPDGEALPFGASVKTEDGRDVGIVAQGGQMYLRLQDRTNRLQVSWGPQSRYTCLFEVNLPENTPKRQRKFQRFNTTCRYPTPAIRQEALAKAIQ